A genomic window from Mesorhizobium sp. 131-2-1 includes:
- a CDS encoding SDR family NAD(P)-dependent oxidoreductase codes for MGGRLAGKVAIISGGATGMGGAASELFAAEGAKVAIVDRNGDAAAATAAAIRARGHVVEHFVADVSDETQVEAAVKAATAKLGPVTVLFNHAGTIVIKPFLETTLTEWDWLHAVNVRSMFLMTRAVLPGMIAAGGGSIVCTSSISAVAATPNEVLYDTTKGACHMFARAIAVEFRDRNIRCNAVCPGFIRTPHGLREVADLGKLGVDVSDAALAAQQGRIGEPEEVAKAALFLASDESSFVNGAHLFVDNAFTAM; via the coding sequence ATGGGCGGAAGGCTGGCGGGCAAGGTCGCGATCATTTCGGGCGGCGCGACGGGCATGGGCGGGGCGGCTTCCGAGCTGTTCGCGGCGGAAGGCGCCAAGGTGGCGATCGTCGACCGCAACGGCGACGCGGCGGCAGCCACCGCGGCGGCGATCCGCGCCCGCGGCCACGTCGTGGAACATTTCGTGGCGGATGTTTCCGACGAGACGCAGGTCGAGGCAGCGGTGAAGGCGGCGACGGCAAAGCTCGGTCCTGTCACAGTGCTGTTCAACCACGCCGGCACCATCGTGATAAAGCCGTTCCTGGAGACGACGCTCACGGAATGGGACTGGCTGCATGCGGTCAATGTGCGCTCGATGTTCCTGATGACGCGCGCCGTGCTGCCCGGCATGATCGCCGCCGGCGGCGGTTCGATCGTCTGCACCTCGTCGATCTCGGCGGTGGCCGCGACCCCGAACGAGGTGCTCTACGACACCACCAAGGGCGCCTGCCACATGTTCGCGCGCGCCATCGCGGTCGAGTTTCGCGATCGCAACATCCGCTGCAACGCCGTCTGCCCCGGCTTCATCCGCACGCCGCACGGGCTGCGCGAGGTGGCCGACCTCGGCAAGCTCGGCGTTGATGTTTCGGACGCGGCACTTGCCGCCCAGCAGGGCCGCATCGGCGAGCCGGAGGAGGTGGCGAAGGCGGCGCTGTTTTTGGCCAGCGATGAATCCAGCTTCGTCAACGGCGCCCATCTGTTCGTAGACAACGCCTTTACGGCGATGTGA
- a CDS encoding ABC transporter permease, whose protein sequence is MSAVFEQIFQVGFLAAIIRIATPLAFATLGEMFSERAGVLNLGIEGIMLLSAMAGFTATSLSGSLWLGVLVAVLTGALMGAVHALFTVALGLSQHVCGIGVTLFCSGLAYFLYRLIFGQQSVPPSIKGFQPVPIPLLSDIPILGPAVFNQFALVYLAIIAVPLAAFVLYRTPWGLSVRMVGENPRAADSAGVSVIGTRFQAVILGGALMGLAGAFLTMAQFNAFTFGVVSGRGWVAIALVVFGRWDPWRSAGAALLFAFVDALQLRMQASGLGHIPYEAFLMLPFIFTIVAMAVMSRNAVAPSALLKPFRREER, encoded by the coding sequence ATGAGCGCGGTGTTCGAGCAGATCTTCCAGGTCGGCTTCCTCGCCGCCATCATCCGCATCGCCACGCCGTTGGCCTTCGCCACGCTCGGCGAAATGTTCTCCGAACGGGCCGGCGTGCTCAATCTCGGCATCGAGGGCATCATGCTGTTGTCGGCGATGGCCGGCTTCACCGCCACCAGTCTCAGCGGCAGCCTGTGGCTGGGCGTCTTGGTCGCGGTGCTCACCGGCGCGCTGATGGGTGCAGTGCATGCGCTGTTCACGGTGGCGCTGGGCCTCAGCCAGCATGTCTGTGGCATCGGCGTGACGCTGTTCTGCTCCGGGCTTGCCTATTTCCTCTACCGGCTGATCTTCGGCCAGCAATCGGTGCCGCCGAGCATCAAGGGTTTTCAGCCGGTGCCGATCCCGCTGCTTTCGGACATCCCGATCCTGGGCCCGGCGGTGTTCAACCAGTTTGCGCTGGTCTATCTGGCGATCATCGCCGTTCCGCTCGCCGCCTTCGTGCTCTACCGCACGCCGTGGGGACTGTCGGTGCGCATGGTCGGCGAAAATCCGCGCGCCGCCGACTCGGCTGGCGTCAGCGTGATTGGCACGCGTTTCCAGGCGGTGATCCTCGGCGGTGCGCTGATGGGTCTAGCCGGCGCGTTCCTGACCATGGCGCAGTTCAACGCCTTCACCTTCGGCGTCGTCTCGGGGCGCGGCTGGGTGGCGATCGCGCTGGTGGTGTTCGGCCGCTGGGATCCGTGGCGCTCGGCGGGCGCTGCGCTGTTGTTCGCCTTCGTCGATGCGCTGCAACTGCGCATGCAGGCGAGCGGGCTCGGCCACATCCCCTACGAAGCGTTCCTGATGCTGCCCTTCATCTTCACCATCGTCGCCATGGCCGTCATGTCGCGCAACGCGGTGGCGCCCTCGGCGCTGCTCAAGCCATTTCGACGGGAAGAACGGTAG